The nucleotide window TCGTCCTCCTGTTCATGTTCGTCGGCTACGTCCTCTTCGCGTTCGCGTTCCCCGTCGCGGAGACGTACTACTTCCAGACGCTGAACCCCTTCGAGGGCCGGACGCTGTACCTCTCGTTACCGTTCTCGCCGGCCGTAACCGGCGCCGGAGCGGTCGCGCTCGGCACGCTCGGGTACGCGTACGTGAAGGGCCGGAGCCGGCTCCCGGACGAGCCTTCGGGCGGCGCCGGCGTGGGATCGGACACCCGTGCGCAGGCCGCGGTCGGCGGGTCGCGGGCGCTCTCGGCCGTCTCGGTCGGGCTCCGCGGAATATTCGACGGCACGGTCGAGTACGTCCGCGCGCTCCGCGACGACGACCGCCCGCTGAAGGCCCGGCTCCGCGACTCGTGGGACGCCCGCGGTGTCGGCGTGGCACTGGCGCTCGTCGCGAGCCTCTGGTTCTGGGTGTACGGCCACTGGGCGATCACCGGCAGCGAGGCGCGCTGGGCCGGCTACCTGCTCTCGCAGGCCGGCTACGACGCAGGCGGCGTCAGGTACTGGGGGTCGATCCTCTTCCGCGACGGTGGCATCACGATGACGATCGACATGCTGATGATCGCCTCGCTGATCGTCGGCTCCTTCCTCGCCGCGTACGCGTCCGGCGACTTCCGGATCCGCAAGCCGAAACTCCGGCGCGTCCCGAACTACGTCGGCGGCGGG belongs to Halorubrum sp. DM2 and includes:
- a CDS encoding YeeE/YedE family protein, whose translation is MMLSPAGYVGISIAVGLSFGILLQKARFCFVSAFRDFVAFKDTRVLKGLLAGIAVMTVFWSVQATFGYFRGFWTPAWGLGSVFGGFVFGLGMTLAGGCASGTLYRAGQGYIQFWLVLLFMFVGYVLFAFAFPVAETYYFQTLNPFEGRTLYLSLPFSPAVTGAGAVALGTLGYAYVKGRSRLPDEPSGGAGVGSDTRAQAAVGGSRALSAVSVGLRGIFDGTVEYVRALRDDDRPLKARLRDSWDARGVGVALALVASLWFWVYGHWAITGSEARWAGYLLSQAGYDAGGVRYWGSILFRDGGITMTIDMLMIASLIVGSFLAAYASGDFRIRKPKLRRVPNYVGGGLLMGVGSRLAAGCNIANLFSGVALLSVHSFLAGAGIILGVYVMTHYMYREVGCAI